Proteins encoded in a region of the Clostridium beijerinckii genome:
- a CDS encoding IS701 family transposase, with translation MFQNTIISDELSIYNFLKQLNFDFYLTKPQLRHLENIMNAMISKGYNGKISDIAELVPSKHRTSITRFFSNSNWNEKLLERALKAYIIELIWAKSRESKQPIYFIIDDTISEKTKPSSKAKNPIEKCSFHNSHLKGKNVYGHQIVVSLLSCDGLVLPYSIDIYDKEYMSKIELTQKLITTLPKPENKGYVLADSWYSCKDIFNASEKAGYSYIGALKTNRVIFPYGHERLGIKLHKFATLLKIEDFDLVTVKDKQYYIYNYVGNLKDRKNVSIVLSYPKDAFQKDGALKTFISLEKSLAPLDILTQYTDRWAIEPFFRDCKTYLGLDGYQVRSGKSINRYLIIMLVNYTYCKIYCIDSLHFNTGYKAAKKNLEKSKVIYIYKAAASGTPIEKIFESLKIA, from the coding sequence ATGTTTCAGAACACAATTATATCAGATGAGCTATCAATATACAATTTTTTAAAACAACTAAATTTTGATTTTTACTTAACTAAGCCTCAATTAAGGCATTTAGAAAATATAATGAATGCTATGATATCAAAAGGTTATAACGGTAAAATTTCCGACATAGCGGAGCTTGTTCCTTCGAAACATCGAACTAGTATTACTAGATTTTTTTCAAATAGTAATTGGAATGAAAAACTTTTAGAAAGAGCATTAAAAGCATATATCATAGAACTTATTTGGGCTAAATCAAGAGAATCCAAACAGCCAATATACTTTATTATTGATGACACTATTTCTGAAAAGACAAAGCCCTCGTCAAAGGCTAAAAATCCAATTGAAAAGTGTTCGTTTCATAATTCTCATTTAAAAGGTAAGAATGTATATGGTCATCAAATAGTAGTTTCTTTACTATCGTGTGACGGATTAGTGCTACCATACTCAATTGATATCTATGATAAAGAATATATGAGTAAAATAGAATTAACTCAAAAATTAATTACAACACTTCCAAAGCCTGAAAATAAAGGCTATGTGTTAGCAGATAGTTGGTATAGTTGTAAGGATATTTTTAATGCTTCTGAAAAAGCCGGCTATAGCTATATTGGTGCTTTAAAAACTAATAGGGTCATTTTTCCGTATGGCCATGAAAGACTAGGAATAAAACTTCATAAGTTTGCTACATTATTAAAGATTGAAGACTTTGACCTCGTCACCGTCAAAGACAAGCAATACTACATTTACAATTATGTTGGCAACTTAAAAGATAGAAAGAATGTTTCTATTGTTTTAAGTTATCCTAAAGATGCTTTCCAAAAAGATGGCGCATTGAAAACTTTTATTTCCTTAGAGAAATCATTAGCACCGTTAGATATTTTAACTCAATATACCGACCGATGGGCAATCGAACCATTTTTTAGAGATTGCAAAACGTACTTAGGACTAGATGGATATCAAGTAAGAAGTGGAAAAAGCATTAATAGATATCTAATTATAATGTTAGTAAATTATACTTATTGCAAAATATACTGTATTGATTCTCTTCACTTTAATACTGGATATAAAGCTGCTAAAAAAAATTTAGAAAAGTCCAAAGTAATATATATTTACAAAGCTGCCGCAAGCGGTACGCCGATAGAAAAAATTTTTGAGTCATTAAAAATAGCTTAA